A region from the Desulfurispira natronophila genome encodes:
- a CDS encoding DUF2294 domain-containing protein, translating to MNMTKGQIEAQISDAVIRFEKEYMGRGPLEAKTYIVEDLVVVRLKGVLTRAECQLAESRDVHNGRDLIKRMRHALLEKGRPMLDAIINDILGTPVKSLHTDLSTITGERVIIFSLESVPEILHN from the coding sequence ATGAACATGACCAAAGGTCAGATTGAAGCGCAAATCAGCGATGCGGTGATTCGTTTTGAAAAAGAGTATATGGGGCGTGGGCCTTTGGAGGCAAAAACTTATATTGTTGAGGACCTGGTGGTAGTTCGCCTCAAGGGGGTTTTGACTCGTGCCGAATGCCAGTTGGCCGAGTCCCGGGATGTGCATAACGGGCGAGATCTGATCAAGAGAATGCGGCATGCCTTGCTGGAAAAAGGGAGGCCAATGCTTGATGCTATTATTAACGATATTCTCGGTACTCCGGTAAAGAGCTTGCACACCGACTTGAGCACCATAACGGGTGAACGAGTCATAATTTTTTCTCTCGAGTCAGTTCCCGAAATACTCCACAACTGA
- a CDS encoding carbonic anhydrase produces the protein MKDIEGFISGFKRFQSNWLGSDKTLFSELRKGQSPKAMLIGCSDSRVDPAILTDCLPGELFIVRNVANLVPPCRPDDGHHGVSAALEYAVCHLNVEHIIVMGHSQCGGIKGLMEGICECSQQSFIGSWVGIAQAAREKVLKELPHKPAEVQNHACEKAAILLSLENLLSFPWVKERVEKGTLALHGWYFDLQSGTLSGVSQETGNFTQLA, from the coding sequence ATGAAAGATATCGAAGGCTTTATTTCTGGATTTAAACGATTTCAGAGTAATTGGCTTGGCTCAGACAAGACCCTGTTCAGTGAGTTGCGTAAGGGCCAAAGCCCCAAGGCTATGCTGATAGGTTGCAGCGACTCCCGTGTTGATCCGGCCATTTTGACGGATTGCCTGCCCGGTGAGCTTTTTATAGTGCGCAATGTAGCCAATCTGGTTCCCCCCTGCAGGCCAGATGACGGGCATCACGGTGTCAGTGCCGCATTGGAGTATGCCGTTTGCCATCTCAATGTGGAGCATATTATCGTTATGGGTCACTCCCAGTGTGGCGGTATCAAAGGCTTGATGGAGGGCATTTGTGAATGCAGCCAGCAGAGCTTTATTGGAAGTTGGGTAGGAATTGCGCAGGCAGCCAGGGAAAAGGTACTGAAGGAGCTGCCTCATAAGCCCGCCGAAGTTCAGAATCACGCCTGTGAAAAGGCCGCCATCCTGCTTTCACTGGAGAACCTGTTGAGTTTCCCCTGGGTCAAAGAGAGGGTAGAGAAGGGAACCCTGGCTCTCCACGGTTGGTACTTTGATTTGCAATCGGGAACACTTTCCGGAGTATCGCAGGAGACGGGGAACTTCACGCAGCTGGCATGA
- a CDS encoding HAD-IIB family hydrolase, which translates to MSPFADKHYIVLISVHGLIRGERLELGRDADTGGQTLYVVELAKALSRHPDVGRVDLLTRQVFDRKIDDSYAVSQEQINGKASIVRLPCGPRRYLRKEVLWPYLDQFTDQAIRHIRQVGRIPHIIHGHYADAGYVGASLASLLEVPFVFTGHSLGREKRRKLLEKGLSEAEIIKRYNIQTRIEAEEFSLGVASLVVASTTQEIETQYRQYENYHPHKKKVIPPGVDVERFCPQSDPSCDQSAWQLVERFLDEPHKPMILAVCRPDERKNIATLIHAYGQSEELQERANLVLVLGNRENIATLDTGSRKVLTQVLLLIDRYDLYGKVAYPKHHSSTDIPALYRLATHSGGIFVNIALTEPFGLTLIEAAATGLPIVATDDGGPQDIVGNCRNGLLVDPLDREQIIAKLLELLRDRQQWKQASEEGLRNVQIHYTWPSHVESYLTHIRELEEQQPDYTYYLKPMQKLSLIDRLLICDIDNTLTGDLGALEELVEKIKHHNRRVGFGVATGRHLESARDVLEEWGVPTPDVFITAVGSEIHYGLTGKPEEGWSRHIDYRWQPRRIREVLDALPGLELQPQSEQRRFKVSYLMEPQSAPSRREIVGILRKNDITANVIHSHDEFLDILPVRASKGHAVRYLALKWGMPLENILVAGDSGNDEGMLKGGARAVVVGNYSQELEKLKGRENIYFANTNFAAGVIDGISYYDFFGDKNYEGSESQN; encoded by the coding sequence ATGAGTCCTTTTGCCGACAAGCATTATATTGTTCTTATTAGTGTTCATGGTCTTATCCGGGGAGAAAGGCTGGAGTTGGGGCGTGATGCCGACACCGGTGGTCAGACTCTCTATGTGGTGGAGCTGGCCAAAGCTCTCTCCCGGCATCCCGATGTAGGGCGAGTGGATCTGTTAACGCGCCAAGTCTTTGATCGAAAGATTGACGACTCCTACGCCGTTTCCCAGGAGCAGATCAACGGTAAGGCGTCCATCGTGCGCCTGCCCTGTGGTCCTCGTCGCTATCTGCGCAAGGAGGTTCTCTGGCCATATCTGGACCAGTTTACAGATCAGGCCATACGTCACATTCGGCAGGTTGGGCGCATTCCCCACATTATCCACGGCCATTATGCCGACGCCGGCTATGTTGGAGCCAGTCTCGCCTCGTTGCTGGAGGTTCCTTTTGTCTTTACCGGGCACTCCCTGGGGCGGGAAAAACGGCGGAAGCTGCTGGAAAAAGGGCTAAGTGAAGCAGAGATTATCAAGCGTTATAATATTCAGACCCGCATTGAGGCCGAGGAGTTTTCCCTGGGCGTGGCTTCTCTGGTGGTGGCCAGCACGACCCAGGAGATAGAAACCCAGTACCGACAGTACGAAAACTACCACCCCCATAAAAAGAAAGTTATACCACCTGGGGTCGATGTGGAGCGTTTTTGCCCTCAAAGCGATCCTTCATGCGACCAATCGGCCTGGCAGTTGGTGGAACGGTTTCTTGACGAACCCCATAAGCCGATGATTCTGGCGGTTTGTCGGCCCGATGAACGCAAAAATATTGCCACGCTTATCCATGCCTACGGTCAGAGCGAAGAGCTACAGGAGCGAGCCAACCTGGTCTTGGTGCTGGGGAATCGGGAGAATATTGCCACTCTGGACACCGGCTCCCGCAAGGTACTTACCCAGGTGTTGTTGCTGATTGACCGCTACGATCTTTATGGCAAGGTGGCTTATCCCAAACACCACAGCAGCACAGACATTCCCGCTTTGTACCGTTTGGCAACTCACTCTGGTGGTATTTTTGTCAATATCGCCCTGACCGAGCCTTTCGGGTTGACTCTTATCGAGGCTGCTGCCACAGGATTGCCCATTGTGGCCACTGATGATGGTGGCCCCCAGGATATTGTGGGTAACTGTCGCAATGGCTTACTGGTGGATCCATTGGATCGGGAACAAATTATTGCCAAGCTGCTTGAGTTGCTGAGAGATCGTCAGCAGTGGAAGCAGGCATCGGAGGAGGGACTGCGCAATGTACAAATTCATTATACCTGGCCAAGCCACGTGGAAAGCTACCTTACCCATATCCGTGAGCTGGAGGAGCAGCAGCCTGATTACACGTACTACCTCAAGCCTATGCAGAAGCTCTCTTTGATCGATCGTCTGCTCATTTGTGACATTGACAACACCCTTACGGGCGACCTGGGTGCCCTTGAAGAACTGGTGGAAAAAATCAAGCATCACAATCGAAGGGTAGGGTTTGGCGTGGCGACAGGACGTCACCTGGAGAGTGCCCGCGATGTGCTGGAGGAGTGGGGTGTCCCCACCCCCGATGTTTTTATCACCGCTGTGGGCAGCGAGATTCACTACGGTCTTACCGGCAAACCCGAAGAGGGATGGAGTCGTCATATCGACTATCGCTGGCAGCCTCGGCGTATCCGTGAAGTGCTGGATGCGCTGCCGGGACTGGAGCTGCAACCTCAAAGCGAGCAGCGTCGCTTCAAGGTCAGCTATCTGATGGAACCGCAAAGTGCCCCTTCAAGGCGGGAGATCGTCGGGATTTTGCGCAAAAATGACATCACCGCCAACGTTATCCATTCCCATGATGAATTTCTTGATATCCTGCCTGTGCGTGCCTCCAAGGGCCACGCTGTGCGCTACCTGGCACTTAAATGGGGCATGCCTCTGGAGAACATTCTGGTGGCTGGTGATTCCGGCAACGATGAAGGCATGCTCAAAGGTGGTGCTCGGGCGGTGGTGGTAGGGAACTACAGCCAGGAGCTGGAGAAACTCAAGGGGCGGGAAAACATCTACTTTGCCAACACCAATTTTGCCGCCGGGGTTATCGACGGCATCAGTTATTACGACTTTTTTGGAGATAAAAATTATGAGGGATCTGAAAGCCAGAATTGA
- a CDS encoding transglutaminase family protein yields MNYQVTHTTTYQYSDTVDLCYNEARIKPRSFSRQRVLSCRQTISPHPDDYRERTDFFGNTAAFFSIQKPYRKLVVSVQSEVEVLGNQGRDPLLESISWEDTLQTLASSHDFQTLNARQHTMASPLVPVFADLNRYARQFVEPGKPVVQVGRDLMSAIYHDFAYVPGFTTITTSLHEVMKHRQGVCQDFAHVAIGCLRSLGLAASYISGYLETVPPPGQEKLVGADASHAWFTLYVPSWGWVHFDPTNNLIADQQHIVCAWGRDYSDIIPLNGVVYSSGQDEIEVSVDVRRLEG; encoded by the coding sequence ATGAATTACCAGGTTACCCACACCACGACCTATCAGTACAGCGACACCGTCGATCTCTGCTACAACGAGGCCCGTATTAAACCCCGCAGTTTCTCGCGCCAGCGGGTTCTCAGCTGCCGCCAGACCATCAGTCCCCACCCCGACGACTACCGGGAGCGTACCGATTTTTTTGGCAATACCGCTGCTTTTTTCAGCATCCAAAAACCGTACCGAAAGCTGGTTGTCAGTGTACAAAGTGAAGTGGAAGTACTTGGAAATCAGGGGCGGGATCCCCTCCTGGAAAGCATAAGCTGGGAAGATACCCTACAGACCCTGGCCAGCAGTCACGACTTTCAAACCCTGAACGCCCGCCAACACACCATGGCCTCGCCCCTGGTCCCTGTCTTTGCCGACCTGAACCGCTACGCCAGGCAATTCGTGGAGCCAGGCAAACCCGTGGTGCAGGTGGGCCGCGATCTAATGAGTGCAATCTATCATGACTTCGCCTACGTCCCGGGGTTCACCACCATAACAACCTCGTTGCACGAGGTTATGAAGCACCGCCAGGGCGTATGCCAGGACTTCGCCCATGTAGCGATCGGCTGCCTGCGCTCCCTGGGGCTGGCTGCCAGCTACATCAGTGGTTACCTGGAGACAGTACCCCCACCAGGACAGGAAAAGCTTGTGGGTGCCGACGCCTCCCACGCCTGGTTCACCCTTTACGTACCTAGCTGGGGCTGGGTGCATTTCGACCCCACCAACAACCTCATCGCTGACCAGCAGCACATCGTCTGCGCCTGGGGGCGAGACTACTCCGACATCATCCCTCTGAATGGAGTCGTGTACAGCAGCGGTCAGGATGAAATTGAGGTTTCGGTGGATGTTCGTCGCCTGGAAGGGTAG
- a CDS encoding FmdB family zinc ribbon protein, whose amino-acid sequence MPIYEYQCSSCGDQFEKMQKMDAPKTAPCPECEGEAQRMISLSSFALKGGGWYSDGYSSKSQAKPEPAACASAGGCPAAGQCAAASS is encoded by the coding sequence ATGCCAATCTATGAGTACCAGTGCAGTTCCTGCGGTGATCAGTTTGAAAAGATGCAAAAAATGGATGCCCCCAAGACAGCACCCTGCCCCGAATGCGAAGGCGAAGCACAACGCATGATCAGCCTCAGTTCCTTTGCTCTCAAGGGAGGTGGCTGGTACAGTGACGGCTATAGCTCCAAGTCCCAGGCAAAACCAGAGCCCGCCGCCTGCGCCTCCGCCGGCGGCTGTCCTGCTGCAGGGCAGTGCGCCGCTGCTTCGTCCTAG
- the purE gene encoding 5-(carboxyamino)imidazole ribonucleotide mutase: MTKQAAHQADESKIQVGILTGSPNDLPKVIKVQETLSELNIKSEIIIASAHRTPGKVLAYLDRAHAEGVEVLIGCAGVAAHLAGVIAGHTRLPVIGLPLGNGPLSGWDSLLSTVQMPPGVPVATVAVDGTRNAAILAARILAIKYPLIDEALAQLAEQERKRYDQTAEEALANIESTKSVT; the protein is encoded by the coding sequence ATGACAAAACAAGCTGCACATCAGGCCGATGAATCGAAAATCCAAGTGGGGATCCTTACCGGTAGCCCCAACGATTTGCCCAAAGTCATCAAGGTGCAGGAAACCCTGAGTGAGCTGAACATAAAAAGCGAGATCATCATTGCTTCAGCGCACCGCACACCGGGAAAGGTGCTTGCCTATCTCGATCGTGCTCATGCGGAGGGAGTTGAAGTATTGATTGGTTGCGCCGGTGTAGCGGCGCACCTGGCCGGGGTTATAGCGGGACATACCCGGCTTCCCGTTATTGGGCTGCCACTTGGCAATGGCCCCCTCTCCGGTTGGGACAGTCTGCTTTCCACTGTACAAATGCCCCCGGGTGTTCCCGTGGCAACGGTTGCAGTTGATGGTACGCGCAATGCGGCGATTCTGGCAGCGCGTATTCTGGCCATAAAATACCCGTTAATTGATGAGGCTCTGGCACAGCTGGCCGAGCAGGAGCGCAAGCGCTACGACCAGACCGCTGAAGAAGCGCTGGCAAATATTGAGTCAACAAAGTCAGTAACCTGA
- a CDS encoding polysaccharide deacetylase family protein — MPMYVFCRSLVLSLVVAALVWVVPVQAQNSSCVVLVYHHFSTETPASTSVSEDLFEQHLRYLKDNDFNVIFMSEAMEYYKQQKPFPDKCVVLTADDAYHTVYTGAIGLLEKYNLPMTLFVTTEGVERGYGAYMTWEQMREIKDTGLIEYGNHSHTHEHYVLRKDGEDGDEYRQRLYDDFTRARDIIERELGGDNRLFAYPYGEYNETIMDILEELGYYGIAQHSGAMSLRSHPMVITRFPMAARFAEMGEFRLKVNSRALPVLSAEPSDPILRDYDNPYELTMELERGSFREGELACYMSFQGQVPVEWLERSDEVGKVRVTTNRPPGLGRTRINCTAPARQGGYFYWYSHPIFNLSDPRALD; from the coding sequence ATGCCAATGTATGTTTTTTGTCGTTCACTGGTCCTGAGCTTGGTTGTGGCGGCACTGGTATGGGTTGTTCCCGTGCAGGCCCAGAACTCATCCTGTGTTGTGTTGGTTTACCACCACTTCAGTACCGAAACACCTGCTTCCACCAGTGTCTCTGAGGATCTTTTTGAGCAGCACCTACGTTACCTTAAGGATAACGACTTCAATGTTATCTTCATGAGCGAAGCCATGGAGTATTATAAACAGCAAAAGCCTTTTCCCGACAAGTGTGTTGTGTTGACAGCTGACGATGCTTACCACACGGTCTACACTGGCGCTATAGGCTTGTTGGAGAAGTACAATTTGCCGATGACACTCTTTGTTACCACCGAAGGTGTGGAGCGTGGGTATGGTGCTTATATGACCTGGGAGCAGATGCGGGAGATCAAGGATACAGGCCTTATTGAGTACGGCAACCACTCCCACACTCATGAGCACTATGTATTGCGCAAGGACGGCGAAGATGGCGATGAATACCGCCAGCGGCTCTACGACGATTTTACCCGGGCACGGGATATCATTGAGCGGGAGCTGGGTGGTGATAACCGCCTCTTTGCCTACCCTTACGGGGAGTATAATGAGACGATTATGGATATTTTGGAAGAGCTTGGTTACTACGGAATTGCCCAGCACTCCGGTGCTATGAGCCTGCGCAGCCATCCCATGGTTATCACCCGCTTCCCCATGGCGGCACGCTTTGCTGAAATGGGCGAGTTTCGACTCAAGGTCAACAGCCGCGCCTTGCCGGTGCTCAGTGCCGAGCCCTCCGACCCTATTTTGCGGGACTATGACAATCCCTATGAGTTGACTATGGAGCTTGAGCGGGGCAGCTTTCGTGAAGGTGAGTTGGCCTGCTACATGAGTTTTCAGGGCCAGGTGCCGGTGGAGTGGCTGGAGCGCAGTGATGAGGTGGGCAAAGTGCGGGTAACCACCAATCGTCCGCCGGGCCTGGGGCGCACACGTATTAACTGTACGGCACCGGCTCGTCAGGGTGGGTACTTCTACTGGTATAGCCATCCGATTTTTAATCTGAGCGATCCCCGGGCGCTGGACTAA
- a CDS encoding response regulator yields the protein MLEDKVVLVAEDSSTMRRIIVSIIRDHLGCQNILEAANGREALALIYSNPVDWVFCDWEMPDMTGHELLREVRGTPSMVDIPFIMITTRKDKESIVAAIQSGASSYIVKPFTPRIITEKVEALLDNQERRRADRVAASGTMAVQLTLKDGTEFAATLMDLSVVGCQVQVSREFSSQCSIYDRMSINLEDTLNYPEGFIETKGVLMRMQAYHNLLLRHDQVRAAFQFLPMEPEQRKQVIALVEALEKAKCQRNGSS from the coding sequence ATGCTGGAAGACAAGGTGGTGCTGGTGGCGGAGGACTCCTCCACGATGCGCCGTATTATAGTCAGCATCATTCGTGACCATTTGGGTTGCCAAAATATACTGGAAGCAGCCAATGGTCGAGAAGCCCTGGCACTGATCTACAGTAATCCGGTGGATTGGGTGTTTTGTGATTGGGAAATGCCTGACATGACGGGTCACGAGCTGCTGCGCGAGGTGCGGGGAACTCCCAGTATGGTAGATATCCCTTTCATTATGATCACTACCCGCAAGGATAAGGAATCTATTGTCGCTGCCATTCAGAGTGGCGCTTCTTCCTATATTGTCAAGCCATTTACGCCTCGCATTATCACGGAAAAAGTGGAAGCCCTTCTTGACAATCAGGAGAGGCGACGAGCTGACCGCGTTGCCGCCAGTGGTACTATGGCGGTGCAGCTGACCCTTAAGGACGGCACTGAGTTTGCTGCCACTCTTATGGACCTCTCCGTTGTGGGCTGCCAGGTGCAGGTATCCCGTGAGTTCAGTAGTCAGTGTTCCATTTATGATCGTATGTCCATTAACCTGGAAGATACCCTGAACTACCCAGAGGGCTTTATTGAAACAAAAGGTGTGCTTATGCGCATGCAGGCCTATCACAACCTGCTGTTGCGTCATGATCAGGTTCGGGCTGCATTTCAGTTTCTCCCCATGGAACCGGAGCAGCGCAAGCAGGTGATTGCGCTGGTGGAGGCTTTGGAGAAAGCCAAGTGTCAGCGTAACGGGAGTAGCTAA
- a CDS encoding sucrose synthase, which produces MRDLKARIDSIKGDLFLFFRTIKELDKPLVLCTEVQKAYAEFVPQLQHHNADMDDFIQCVQELIVYPPQIYCAVRSDIGKWFFVAFDLDALQYTLVKKSTFLSFKEQLVGVSPSGQWRLRLDVKPFNKDFPKVEDKKDIGRGIEYLNQHLSSYFSDHNEEQEHLLEFLTLHHYNGMQLLVSPRIENLAQLRQAVTDALQVLSRHEDETEYARLANDLHSLGFEPGWGRNAGIIRTTMGLLQDILHDPEPAKIEAFLSNVPMIFRVLIVSPHGFFGQSKVLGYPDTGGQVVYILDQVRALEAKMRENVYNQGLEIEPEVLVLTRLIPEAQGTTCDQRLEPIWGTRNAKILRVPFRNDDDEVIPHWISRFHIWPHLERFAFDAINEIKSEIGNRPDLIIGNYSDGNLVATLISQTLKVTQCTIAHALEKSKYLYSDLYWQDNEEEYHFSSQFTADLIGMNSADFIIASTYQEIAGNQSSIGQYESYKTFTLPGLYQVVNGIDIYDTKFNIISPGANADVFFPYTHHEQRQPILHREIEELLYGFPDDTSRGHLQDQQKPIIFSIARLDRVKNLTGLARWFASSEELRRRANLVLIAGHVNKEYSQDEEERAQIDLMHEIFDTWQLDGQARWLGIQLEKQMTGELYRYIADGRGVFVQPALFEAFGLTVIEAMTTGLPVFATRFGGPLEIIEPGVCGFHLDPTNDAQSTETILDFFQSVDNDPEYWHRISEQAIARVEERYNWPHYVNRLMTLAKVYGFWKHMTNNDREEIRRYVEMFYGLMYRPLVEKYVRSCV; this is translated from the coding sequence ATGAGGGATCTGAAAGCCAGAATTGACAGCATCAAGGGTGACCTGTTTCTATTTTTCCGCACCATCAAAGAGCTGGACAAACCCTTGGTTCTTTGCACCGAGGTGCAGAAAGCTTACGCCGAATTTGTGCCGCAGCTGCAGCATCACAATGCCGATATGGACGACTTTATTCAGTGTGTGCAAGAGCTCATTGTCTATCCTCCCCAGATTTACTGTGCTGTTCGCAGTGACATTGGCAAGTGGTTCTTTGTGGCATTTGATCTGGATGCCCTGCAGTATACTCTGGTGAAAAAGAGTACCTTTTTGAGCTTCAAAGAACAGTTGGTGGGAGTTTCTCCCAGCGGACAATGGCGATTGCGCCTGGATGTGAAGCCCTTTAACAAGGACTTCCCGAAGGTCGAGGATAAAAAAGATATCGGTCGTGGCATAGAGTATCTCAATCAGCATCTGAGCAGCTACTTCAGCGATCACAACGAAGAGCAGGAGCACCTGCTGGAGTTTCTCACCTTGCATCACTACAATGGTATGCAGCTGCTGGTGAGTCCCCGCATAGAGAATCTTGCCCAGTTGCGACAGGCAGTGACCGATGCCTTGCAGGTGCTGTCTCGCCATGAAGATGAGACCGAGTATGCTCGTCTGGCCAACGATTTACACTCCCTGGGCTTTGAGCCAGGCTGGGGACGCAATGCGGGCATAATTCGTACCACTATGGGGCTTTTGCAGGATATTCTGCACGATCCTGAGCCTGCCAAGATAGAAGCCTTTCTCAGCAATGTGCCCATGATATTCCGGGTACTTATTGTTTCGCCTCACGGTTTTTTTGGCCAGTCCAAAGTACTGGGCTATCCCGACACCGGAGGCCAGGTAGTCTATATCCTCGACCAAGTGCGGGCACTGGAAGCTAAAATGCGGGAAAATGTCTATAACCAGGGTCTGGAAATTGAGCCAGAGGTATTGGTACTTACCCGCCTTATCCCCGAGGCTCAGGGCACCACCTGTGACCAGCGCCTTGAGCCCATTTGGGGTACCCGTAATGCCAAGATATTGCGCGTCCCATTTCGCAACGATGACGACGAGGTTATTCCTCACTGGATATCCCGATTTCACATCTGGCCCCACCTGGAGCGCTTTGCTTTTGATGCTATTAACGAGATTAAAAGCGAAATCGGGAACCGGCCTGATTTGATTATTGGCAACTACTCCGACGGCAACCTGGTGGCTACTCTCATTTCACAAACCCTTAAGGTGACCCAGTGTACTATTGCTCACGCCCTGGAAAAGTCCAAGTACCTCTACTCTGACCTCTACTGGCAAGATAATGAGGAGGAGTACCACTTCTCCTCCCAGTTTACCGCTGATCTCATTGGCATGAACTCCGCCGACTTCATCATTGCCAGCACCTATCAGGAGATTGCCGGCAACCAGTCCAGCATCGGCCAGTATGAAAGTTATAAGACCTTTACACTCCCAGGGCTTTACCAGGTGGTGAATGGTATCGATATTTACGACACCAAGTTTAATATCATTTCTCCTGGCGCCAATGCCGATGTCTTTTTTCCCTACACTCACCATGAGCAGCGGCAACCTATTCTGCACCGGGAAATCGAGGAGCTTCTCTACGGTTTTCCCGACGATACCAGTCGCGGACACCTGCAGGATCAGCAAAAACCCATTATCTTCAGTATCGCGCGCCTGGACCGGGTCAAGAACCTCACCGGTCTGGCACGTTGGTTTGCCAGTAGCGAGGAGTTGCGTCGGCGCGCAAACCTGGTGCTTATCGCCGGACATGTCAATAAGGAGTACTCCCAGGATGAAGAGGAACGGGCTCAAATTGACTTGATGCACGAAATATTTGACACCTGGCAACTGGATGGCCAGGCACGGTGGCTGGGTATACAGCTGGAAAAGCAAATGACCGGGGAGTTATATCGTTATATTGCCGATGGCCGGGGGGTTTTTGTGCAACCGGCTCTCTTTGAAGCCTTTGGCCTCACAGTTATTGAAGCTATGACCACCGGATTGCCTGTATTTGCCACACGCTTTGGTGGCCCTCTGGAAATTATTGAGCCCGGTGTCTGCGGCTTTCACCTTGATCCCACCAACGATGCCCAAAGTACCGAAACCATTTTGGATTTTTTTCAAAGCGTTGACAACGATCCAGAGTACTGGCACAGAATCTCAGAGCAAGCCATCGCTCGGGTGGAGGAGCGCTATAATTGGCCCCACTACGTTAACCGTCTTATGACTTTGGCCAAGGTGTACGGCTTCTGGAAGCACATGACCAACAATGATCGCGAAGAAATTCGCCGGTATGTGGAAATGTTCTATGGCCTGATGTATCGTCCGCTGGTGGAGAAGTATGTGCGCTCGTGTGTGTGA
- a CDS encoding PfkB family carbohydrate kinase: protein MGHMYVFGEVLFDHFPDGESVLGGAPFNVAWHLQGLGQSPLLVSRVGNDSDGEAVCNAMESHGMDTSALATHGELPTGSVKVSLKDGSPSYTIATPAAWDAIDPPQLSIDSSNSFLYHGTLALRNDYSRSSLESLYRTMKPRSFVDINLRSPHYGAETLEFCLRHAHWLKLNDSELLELESQVGGNDTSALFSAGQLFAHRQLEGVILTCGERGAHIFVRSGQHFFQPAVAPSSLVDTVGAGDAFSAVAMIGLQQGWSCQRILQRATAFAARICQQQGATPSPDTTLYHQTQQQWQQEGEQ from the coding sequence ATGGGTCATATGTATGTTTTTGGAGAGGTCCTCTTCGATCACTTCCCTGATGGAGAGTCCGTACTGGGGGGAGCCCCCTTTAATGTCGCCTGGCACTTGCAAGGGCTGGGGCAGAGTCCGCTGCTTGTCAGTCGTGTTGGCAACGATAGCGATGGCGAAGCGGTGTGTAATGCCATGGAGTCTCATGGTATGGATACAAGTGCCCTGGCAACTCATGGCGAGCTTCCCACTGGTAGTGTGAAGGTAAGTCTCAAGGATGGCTCTCCCAGCTATACGATTGCCACTCCGGCTGCCTGGGACGCCATTGATCCACCCCAGCTTTCAATCGATTCCAGCAACTCTTTTCTCTATCACGGAACCCTGGCTTTGCGTAACGATTATTCACGCAGTTCGCTGGAGAGTTTGTACCGCACCATGAAACCGCGCAGTTTTGTGGATATTAACCTGCGTTCTCCCCACTATGGTGCTGAAACACTGGAGTTTTGTTTGCGCCACGCCCACTGGCTCAAGCTCAACGACAGCGAGCTGCTGGAGCTGGAAAGCCAGGTTGGTGGAAACGATACTTCCGCGTTGTTTTCGGCCGGCCAGCTTTTTGCTCATCGCCAGCTTGAAGGGGTGATTCTTACTTGTGGCGAGCGTGGTGCCCATATTTTTGTGCGCAGTGGCCAGCACTTTTTCCAGCCGGCTGTAGCGCCATCGTCATTGGTGGATACGGTGGGTGCCGGTGACGCCTTTAGTGCTGTGGCTATGATTGGTTTACAGCAGGGCTGGTCCTGCCAACGCATTTTGCAGCGGGCAACGGCCTTTGCTGCCCGGATTTGCCAGCAGCAGGGTGCAACTCCATCGCCGGACACGACTCTCTATCACCAAACTCAACAGCAGTGGCAGCAGGAGGGTGAGCAATGA